The Acinetobacter pittii genome contains a region encoding:
- a CDS encoding lysozyme inhibitor LprI family protein, with protein sequence MLKFCCKLIVLSSLFCSPWLYAQTETDEQDEYNQCVEQTIKEMKLESINNMVVHSCSEQAKKTYEEKIVALIDQIRTQSEEYKQPERYQDILKSQRLWKAYVDQECSNAGSYIGSPMYSYCPMQEYAARVKQLEEYVN encoded by the coding sequence ATGCTGAAATTTTGCTGCAAACTCATTGTTTTATCCAGCCTTTTTTGTAGTCCATGGCTTTACGCGCAGACGGAAACTGATGAGCAAGATGAATACAACCAATGTGTAGAACAGACCATTAAAGAAATGAAGCTTGAGAGTATTAACAACATGGTCGTGCATAGCTGTTCTGAACAAGCTAAAAAGACTTATGAAGAAAAAATTGTTGCTCTCATTGATCAAATTCGCACACAAAGCGAAGAATATAAACAGCCAGAGCGTTATCAAGATATTTTAAAATCTCAGCGACTTTGGAAAGCTTATGTAGATCAGGAATGTAGTAATGCAGGCTCATACATTGGCTCACCGATGTATTCGTATTGCCCAATGCAAGAGTATGCAGCGCGTGTAAAACAGCTTGAAGAATACGTTAATTAA
- the ydfC gene encoding DMT family transporter, giving the protein MAISLAAETQPPTFKLYLCIAVTVFCWGYSPIGVHSALHSYTPQHIALLRFLIASFFLLLLVIKKGIQPLNWKDAPALALLGFFSVTLHHLLINTGQQYVTAVASSILSQSIPLFTFIISALIFKEKIRFKQWLCILLGLCGAVLVVSGDHGFGIPSPYSLLIVLAAIAWGLYFNLYKKFALNYDALSMMCYIIWFGTIPLLFYSAHLPSEILHASWQANMSVVLLGIFPSAMAYVLWGYVLKNIPLTIASNFLYCSPIVAMSLAVLFLNERPSMMVLLGGVIIVGSLVWMNWGNRRTIE; this is encoded by the coding sequence ATGGCAATTTCTCTTGCTGCCGAAACCCAGCCTCCCACATTTAAGCTCTATTTATGTATTGCTGTGACTGTCTTTTGTTGGGGCTATTCACCTATTGGCGTGCATAGTGCTTTACATTCATATACACCGCAGCATATAGCCTTGCTTCGCTTTTTAATTGCTTCATTTTTTTTATTACTTCTAGTCATAAAAAAAGGAATTCAGCCTTTAAATTGGAAAGATGCTCCTGCGCTTGCTTTATTAGGATTTTTCTCTGTAACTCTGCATCACTTGCTGATAAATACAGGGCAGCAATATGTGACTGCGGTGGCCTCCAGCATTTTAAGTCAGTCTATTCCATTATTTACATTTATTATTTCGGCTTTAATTTTTAAAGAAAAAATTCGTTTCAAACAATGGTTATGTATTTTATTGGGGCTTTGCGGAGCGGTGTTAGTGGTCAGTGGTGACCATGGTTTTGGTATACCGAGTCCTTATAGTTTGTTGATTGTTTTAGCTGCAATTGCATGGGGTCTCTACTTTAATTTATATAAGAAATTTGCTTTAAATTACGATGCCTTGAGCATGATGTGCTACATCATCTGGTTCGGAACCATTCCTTTACTTTTTTATAGTGCTCATTTGCCTAGTGAAATTTTACATGCCAGTTGGCAAGCCAATATGTCGGTTGTGCTATTGGGTATTTTCCCAAGTGCGATGGCGTATGTGCTTTGGGGCTATGTTCTTAAAAATATACCGTTAACGATTGCATCGAATTTTTTATATTGTTCGCCCATTGTCGCAATGAGTTTGGCAGTGCTTTTCTTAAATGAAAGACCATCAATGATGGTGCTGTTAGGTGGAGTAATTATTGTGGGAAGTTTGGTGTGGATGAATTGGGGGAATAGGCGTACTATCGAATAA
- a CDS encoding PspC domain-containing protein, whose product MASSGLYRSNRHSMIAGVMGGIAERFGWNITLLRVIFVLISIMSAAFPGILVYLVLWLVIPKKQPEHIEGYRQSVRTVNEEQVR is encoded by the coding sequence ATGGCCAGTTCTGGTTTATATCGCTCGAACCGACACAGCATGATCGCCGGTGTAATGGGTGGTATTGCTGAACGTTTTGGTTGGAACATAACTTTACTACGTGTCATTTTTGTTTTGATCTCAATTATGAGTGCTGCCTTTCCAGGAATTTTAGTTTATCTGGTTTTATGGTTAGTGATTCCGAAAAAACAGCCAGAACATATTGAAGGCTATCGACAATCCGTCCGGACAGTAAATGAAGAACAAGTACGTTAA
- the ilvY gene encoding LysR family transcriptional regulator has protein sequence MDIAQLKMFQTVVECGSMAKASMQLHCVPSNITTRIKQLEEELGSPLFYREGKSLKLTPSGEIFLNYCHKILALCDEAKRSIHPDAPPSGPLKIGAIESSATTRLPNLLAKYHQRFPEVSIQIITGTWKQLLVNISQHKLDGAIVAGNIEFPMLNKLSIYQEEMVLIASQSLGEIYNQEDLIGKEIFMWTEGCPYRAALEEWLKLKNISLPITSITSYATIIGCVSAGSGVSLVPKSIYEQYKNLTNIRGYKFEHLAFMQNQFFWHKNVSNHKARDMFLDLIKSEFCL, from the coding sequence ATGGATATCGCTCAGTTAAAAATGTTCCAAACCGTGGTTGAATGCGGATCAATGGCTAAGGCATCAATGCAACTACATTGTGTACCCTCCAATATCACAACGCGCATTAAACAACTCGAAGAAGAACTAGGATCACCGCTATTTTATCGTGAAGGAAAAAGTTTAAAACTCACTCCATCTGGTGAGATCTTTCTTAATTATTGCCATAAAATTTTAGCGCTATGCGATGAGGCAAAACGAAGCATTCACCCAGATGCTCCCCCCTCTGGTCCATTAAAAATTGGGGCTATTGAATCTTCTGCTACGACTCGCCTACCCAATTTACTTGCGAAATATCATCAACGTTTTCCAGAGGTTTCCATTCAAATTATTACAGGCACATGGAAACAGCTCTTAGTCAATATTTCTCAGCACAAACTTGATGGTGCAATTGTCGCGGGTAATATCGAGTTTCCTATGCTCAATAAACTGAGTATTTATCAAGAAGAAATGGTCTTGATTGCATCTCAATCTTTAGGAGAAATCTACAACCAAGAAGACTTGATTGGTAAAGAAATTTTTATGTGGACTGAAGGCTGCCCTTACCGAGCAGCTCTTGAAGAATGGCTTAAGCTCAAAAATATTTCACTGCCAATTACTAGCATTACCAGTTACGCCACTATTATTGGTTGCGTGAGTGCAGGTTCTGGCGTGTCTTTGGTACCGAAGAGTATTTATGAACAATATAAAAATTTAACCAATATTCGAGGCTATAAATTTGAACATCTTGCCTTTATGCAGAATCAATTTTTTTGGCATAAAAATGTCAGCAACCATAAAGCCAGAGACATGTTTTTAGATTTGATAAAGTCTGAGTTTTGTTTATGA
- a CDS encoding YciI family protein: protein MIVVTLTYKKPLAEVDAVLKEHIAFLDHYYEQKKFLASGRRENRVGGVILVLSSSIQEAEEIMKNDPFYIHDVADYDFMWFEPSKILEEIKAFV, encoded by the coding sequence ATGATTGTTGTTACCTTAACCTATAAAAAACCATTAGCTGAAGTTGATGCTGTACTGAAAGAACATATTGCATTTTTAGATCATTATTATGAGCAAAAGAAATTTCTGGCATCAGGGCGCCGGGAAAATAGAGTAGGTGGGGTGATTTTGGTTTTAAGCTCTTCGATTCAAGAAGCTGAAGAAATCATGAAAAATGATCCGTTTTATATTCATGATGTAGCTGATTATGACTTTATGTGGTTTGAGCCGTCGAAAATTTTAGAAGAAATTAAAGCATTTGTTTGA
- a CDS encoding S8 family peptidase, producing MQSKMLFLLGLCTILSTTASALPLDSQDAKQRLNQAAKQKVFQSKIDLDALVNNDSNDLIVEYNIPSVSVPSGLERRSYIATNKKNIQARFNRAGGVQVLRDYNNLPLAFYRISNREALVTLLNDPNVKAVYPNRINQTTTNESLPLINQPQANTNGFTGEGSSVAVIDTGVNYLHSDFGCTAVNTPSNTCRVIYSFDSAPDDGTLDDDGHGSNVSGIVSKVASKTKIIGIDTFRRVRVNGQWGSTAYDSDILAALNWTVNNAQTYNIKAVNLSLGVPGVKYTSECSNSSYATAFANARAAGVVPVVASGNDAFSDGISSPACVAGAVRVGAVYDSNIGGVSWGNPVKCSDPTTAADKVACFSNGGSLVTLLAPGAMITAGGYTMGGTSQATPHVAGAIALLRANRVSPTESIDQTISRLKTTGKPITDSRTGLVFPRIDLLAATNGLTIN from the coding sequence ATGCAAAGTAAAATGTTATTTCTATTAGGTCTATGTACGATATTAAGTACAACTGCATCCGCTCTTCCTTTGGATTCTCAAGATGCTAAACAGCGGTTAAATCAAGCAGCAAAACAAAAAGTATTTCAGAGCAAAATCGATTTGGATGCCTTGGTCAATAATGATTCGAATGATTTAATCGTCGAATACAATATTCCTTCGGTGAGTGTGCCTTCCGGTTTAGAACGGCGGAGTTATATTGCAACAAATAAAAAGAATATACAGGCAAGGTTTAATCGGGCGGGCGGTGTGCAAGTACTGCGAGACTACAATAATTTGCCTTTAGCTTTTTATCGGATTAGTAACCGCGAAGCTTTGGTCACTTTATTAAATGATCCGAATGTTAAAGCGGTTTATCCGAACCGTATTAACCAGACTACGACCAATGAAAGTTTACCTTTAATTAATCAACCACAAGCAAATACCAATGGTTTTACGGGTGAAGGCTCTAGTGTGGCAGTGATTGATACAGGGGTAAATTATCTCCACTCTGATTTTGGTTGTACGGCAGTAAACACACCATCAAACACATGTCGGGTGATTTACTCATTTGATAGTGCACCAGATGATGGCACTTTAGATGATGATGGTCATGGAAGTAACGTATCTGGCATTGTGTCTAAAGTTGCATCTAAGACTAAAATTATTGGTATTGATACCTTCCGACGTGTTCGGGTGAATGGTCAGTGGGGGAGTACGGCCTATGACAGCGATATTCTGGCGGCTTTAAATTGGACTGTGAATAATGCTCAGACTTATAACATCAAAGCGGTTAATTTAAGCCTTGGCGTGCCAGGTGTTAAATACACTTCAGAATGTAGTAATAGCAGTTATGCAACTGCCTTTGCCAATGCCAGAGCTGCGGGTGTGGTTCCAGTAGTCGCTTCAGGTAATGATGCATTTTCAGATGGGATTTCATCACCTGCCTGTGTTGCTGGTGCTGTAAGAGTCGGTGCTGTTTATGACAGTAATATTGGTGGCGTGTCATGGGGTAATCCGGTGAAATGTTCTGACCCGACAACCGCAGCAGACAAGGTAGCTTGCTTTAGTAATGGTGGTAGCCTTGTGACTTTATTGGCACCGGGAGCAATGATTACGGCGGGTGGCTACACCATGGGCGGTACATCTCAAGCGACACCGCATGTAGCTGGTGCGATTGCTTTATTACGAGCAAATCGTGTGAGTCCAACAGAAAGTATTGATCAAACGATTAGTCGTTTAAAAACGACAGGTAAGCCAATTACTGACTCAAGAACAGGCTTGGTTTTCCCTCGTATTGATTTGTTAGCGGCAACAAATGGTCTAACCATTAATTAA
- a CDS encoding putative DNA modification/repair radical SAM protein — MSDRIREKLQILADAAKYDVSCSSSGSDRKNKDKGLGDASHSGICHSYTEDGRCVSLLKILFSNVCIFDCAYCVSRRSNDVQRAAFTVQEVVDLTINFYRRNYIEGLFLSSGIFKSADHTMERMLQVVKKLRLEENFNGYIHLKTIPGASPELIHEAGLYADRMSINLEMPTEVGLKTFAPEKSHHEVQKDLGLVRDRLIQLKDERQIIKHVPKYVPAGQTTQMVVGAHQESDQDVLFMADKHYKEFKLKRVYFSGYIPINTENNYLPAVGSAPPLLRENRLYQSDWLMRFYGFEVNEIVNEKHPNLDLDVDPKLSWALRHPEQFPVDLNRADYQMILRVPGIGVKSAKKIVQARRFGKIHIDLLKKLGVAYQRAKFFIRCEDSPKFQKELSSSFIRQQILTQGSSKYVQQLSPQLSLGF, encoded by the coding sequence ATGTCTGATCGCATTCGAGAAAAATTACAGATTCTTGCTGATGCTGCTAAATATGATGTGTCTTGTTCATCAAGTGGCAGTGACCGTAAAAATAAAGATAAAGGCCTAGGCGATGCCAGCCATTCGGGTATTTGTCATAGCTATACTGAAGATGGGCGCTGTGTATCTCTCTTAAAAATTCTATTTAGTAATGTATGTATTTTTGACTGCGCCTATTGTGTTTCACGTCGTTCTAATGACGTCCAGCGTGCAGCATTTACTGTGCAAGAGGTTGTAGATTTAACCATTAATTTTTATCGCCGTAATTATATCGAAGGCTTATTTTTAAGCTCAGGCATTTTTAAATCGGCAGATCACACGATGGAGCGTATGCTTCAAGTCGTAAAGAAGTTGCGTCTTGAAGAAAACTTTAATGGCTATATTCATCTAAAAACTATTCCGGGAGCATCACCTGAACTGATTCATGAGGCAGGTTTATATGCTGACCGTATGAGTATTAATTTAGAGATGCCGACCGAGGTGGGGCTAAAAACTTTTGCACCAGAAAAATCACATCATGAAGTGCAAAAAGATTTAGGTTTGGTCCGTGATAGATTGATTCAGCTTAAAGATGAGCGACAAATTATTAAGCATGTCCCAAAGTATGTGCCAGCAGGGCAGACCACTCAAATGGTAGTGGGTGCACATCAAGAATCAGATCAAGATGTTTTGTTTATGGCAGACAAGCACTACAAAGAGTTTAAACTTAAACGCGTCTATTTTTCTGGTTATATCCCAATTAATACTGAAAATAATTATTTACCAGCAGTGGGTTCTGCACCGCCATTACTACGGGAAAATCGTCTCTATCAAAGCGATTGGTTGATGCGTTTTTATGGTTTTGAAGTTAATGAAATCGTCAATGAAAAACACCCAAACTTAGATCTTGATGTAGACCCGAAATTAAGCTGGGCTTTAAGGCATCCCGAACAGTTTCCGGTAGATTTAAATCGTGCCGATTATCAGATGATTTTGCGTGTACCAGGCATAGGTGTGAAGTCGGCGAAGAAAATTGTGCAAGCTCGCCGTTTTGGAAAAATCCATATCGATTTACTTAAAAAACTCGGTGTGGCTTATCAGCGAGCAAAATTCTTTATTCGATGTGAAGACAGTCCAAAATTCCAAAAAGAATTGTCTTCAAGTTTTATTCGGCAGCAGATTTTAACGCAGGGTTCCTCGAAATATGTGCAGCAACTCTCGCCACAATTAAGCCTTGGGTTTTAG
- the glyS gene encoding glycine--tRNA ligase subunit beta, producing MSKHTVLFELGCEELPPKSLKTLRDALQAETVKGLKDAGLNFASIEAYAAPRRLALKIVDIDAAQADTQKRFDGPAVQAAYDAEGKPTKALEGFMRGQGITVDQLSTFQAGKVEKVCYLKDVKGQNLDALLPQILQTALDNLPIAKRMRSAASRTEFVRPVKWVLLLKDDQIVDATIQDHKAGNVTYGHRFHAPEAVTLAHANDYLEALEKAYVVANFEKRQVTIQEQVKKLADEVNATAIVPADLLDEVTSLVEWPVALRATFEERYLAVPQEALITTMQDNQKYFCLINAEGKLQPYFITVSNIESKDPTQIIEGNEKVVRPRLSDAEFFFLQDQKQPLASRKEKLANMVFQAQLGTLWDKSTRIAKLAVALSPITGANPADAEKAALLAKCDLTSELVGEFPELQGIAGTYYARIEGENTEVSEALGEQYLPKFAGDVLPKTKTGTTIALADRLDTLVGIFGIGQAPTGSKDPFALRRSAIGILRLIIENELDVTIEELVNLALQGYGDIVKDHDKTRADAVAFLEGRYRAKYEDQGVAVDVLQAVQALAPKSPLDFGKRVNAVNHFRTLPEAAALAAANKRVANILAKEAAPEGSVVEANLVEDAEKALFAELQAVTPVVEPLLAAKDYTAALSKLAALRAPIDAFFDGVMVMADDADLKANRLRLLAQLRNLFTAVADVSVLQG from the coding sequence ATGAGCAAACATACTGTTTTATTCGAACTTGGCTGTGAAGAGCTTCCACCAAAAAGCTTGAAAACTTTACGTGATGCATTACAGGCAGAAACGGTAAAAGGCTTAAAAGATGCGGGCTTAAACTTCGCATCAATTGAAGCTTATGCAGCTCCACGTCGTTTAGCGCTTAAAATTGTTGATATCGATGCTGCTCAAGCAGATACACAAAAACGTTTTGACGGCCCTGCTGTTCAAGCGGCTTACGATGCAGAAGGCAAACCGACTAAAGCACTTGAAGGCTTTATGCGTGGTCAAGGTATTACTGTTGATCAGCTTTCTACTTTCCAAGCTGGTAAAGTTGAAAAAGTTTGCTATTTAAAAGATGTAAAAGGTCAAAACCTTGACGCTTTACTTCCACAGATTTTACAAACTGCATTAGACAATTTACCAATTGCGAAACGTATGCGTTCTGCTGCAAGCCGTACCGAGTTTGTACGCCCGGTTAAATGGGTTCTTTTACTCAAAGACGACCAAATTGTCGACGCAACTATTCAAGATCACAAAGCTGGTAATGTGACTTATGGTCACCGTTTCCATGCCCCAGAAGCTGTGACTTTAGCGCATGCAAATGACTACTTAGAGGCTTTAGAAAAAGCTTACGTTGTTGCGAACTTTGAAAAGCGTCAAGTAACCATTCAAGAACAAGTGAAAAAGTTAGCTGATGAAGTGAATGCGACTGCGATTGTTCCAGCTGACTTACTTGATGAAGTAACAAGTTTGGTTGAATGGCCTGTGGCTTTACGTGCAACTTTTGAAGAACGCTACTTAGCTGTTCCTCAAGAAGCTCTTATTACGACAATGCAAGACAACCAGAAATATTTCTGTTTGATCAATGCGGAAGGTAAATTGCAGCCTTACTTCATTACTGTTTCAAATATTGAGTCTAAAGATCCGACTCAAATTATTGAAGGTAACGAAAAAGTTGTTCGTCCTCGTTTGTCTGATGCTGAATTCTTCTTCTTACAAGATCAAAAGCAACCGCTTGCATCACGTAAAGAAAAATTAGCAAACATGGTATTCCAAGCACAGCTTGGCACGCTTTGGGATAAATCAACACGTATTGCAAAACTTGCGGTTGCACTATCGCCAATCACTGGTGCAAACCCAGCCGATGCTGAAAAAGCTGCATTACTTGCTAAATGCGACTTAACCTCTGAGCTTGTTGGTGAGTTCCCAGAACTTCAAGGTATTGCAGGTACTTACTACGCACGTATTGAAGGTGAAAACACTGAAGTTTCAGAAGCTTTAGGTGAACAATACTTACCAAAATTTGCGGGTGATGTTTTACCAAAAACCAAAACAGGTACAACTATTGCCCTTGCTGACCGTTTAGATACGCTTGTTGGTATTTTCGGTATTGGACAAGCGCCTACAGGTTCTAAAGACCCGTTTGCTCTTCGTCGCTCAGCAATTGGTATCTTACGTTTAATCATTGAAAATGAATTAGATGTAACAATTGAAGAGTTAGTGAATCTTGCACTTCAAGGTTATGGCGATATCGTTAAAGACCACGACAAAACTCGTGCTGATGCGGTTGCATTCTTGGAAGGTCGTTACCGTGCTAAGTACGAAGACCAAGGTGTTGCTGTTGACGTACTTCAAGCTGTTCAAGCACTTGCACCGAAGTCTCCACTTGATTTTGGCAAACGTGTAAATGCAGTTAACCACTTCCGTACATTACCTGAAGCTGCTGCACTTGCTGCTGCAAATAAACGTGTTGCTAATATTCTTGCGAAAGAAGCAGCACCAGAAGGTTCTGTAGTTGAAGCAAACTTAGTTGAAGATGCTGAAAAAGCATTATTTGCTGAACTTCAAGCAGTTACCCCTGTAGTTGAACCATTACTTGCAGCAAAAGACTACACAGCTGCTCTCTCTAAGCTTGCAGCACTTCGCGCACCGATTGATGCATTCTTTGATGGTGTAATGGTTATGGCAGATGATGCTGACCTGAAGGCAAACCGTTTACGTTTATTGGCTCAGTTACGTAACTTGTTTACTGCTGTGGCTGATGTGAGTGTGTTGCAGGGTTAA
- the glyQ gene encoding glycine--tRNA ligase subunit alpha, which yields MSRAISHIDTFQGLILALQNYWAEQGCVVLQPYDMEMGAGTFHTATFLRALGPETWNAAYVQPSRRPKDGRYGENPNRLQHYYQFQVVLKPNPDNIQQLYLDSLKAIGIDTLTHDIRFVEDNWESPTLGAWGLGWEVWLNGMEVTQFTYFQQVGGVECYPVTGEITYGLERLAMYLQGVDSVYDLVWTKGQFGTVTYGDVFHQNEVEQSTYNFEYAPVEKLFELFDFYESEANRLIEAKLSLPAYEQVVKASHTFNLLDARGAISVTERQRYILRVRTLARAIAQSYVQARAELGFPMAEPHLRDEVLAQLKAQAESETAKAEKN from the coding sequence ATGAGTCGCGCCATCTCGCACATTGATACATTTCAGGGCTTAATTCTTGCCCTACAAAACTATTGGGCCGAACAAGGCTGCGTCGTATTACAACCTTACGACATGGAAATGGGCGCTGGAACATTCCACACCGCAACATTCTTACGTGCTTTAGGGCCTGAGACTTGGAACGCAGCATACGTTCAACCTTCACGTCGTCCAAAAGATGGCCGCTATGGTGAAAACCCGAACCGTTTGCAACACTACTACCAGTTCCAAGTAGTACTTAAGCCAAACCCAGACAACATTCAACAGCTTTATCTTGATTCTTTAAAAGCAATCGGGATTGATACGCTTACTCACGACATCCGTTTCGTAGAAGACAACTGGGAGTCTCCAACGCTAGGTGCTTGGGGCTTAGGTTGGGAAGTTTGGCTTAATGGTATGGAAGTGACTCAGTTCACTTACTTCCAACAAGTCGGTGGCGTTGAATGTTACCCAGTAACAGGTGAAATCACTTACGGTTTAGAACGTCTTGCTATGTACCTTCAAGGCGTTGACTCGGTTTATGACCTTGTTTGGACCAAAGGCCAATTCGGTACTGTAACTTATGGCGACGTATTCCATCAAAATGAAGTTGAACAATCGACTTACAACTTTGAATACGCTCCGGTTGAAAAACTATTTGAACTGTTTGATTTTTACGAATCAGAAGCAAACCGTTTAATTGAAGCAAAACTTTCTCTTCCTGCTTATGAGCAAGTGGTTAAAGCGTCTCATACCTTTAACTTGCTTGATGCACGTGGCGCAATTTCTGTGACTGAGCGTCAACGTTACATTTTACGTGTACGTACTTTAGCGCGTGCTATTGCACAAAGTTATGTACAAGCACGTGCAGAGCTTGGCTTCCCAATGGCAGAACCACACTTACGTGATGAAGTATTGGCACAGCTAAAAGCACAAGCTGAAAGTGAAACAGCAAAGGCGGAGAAAAACTAA
- a CDS encoding HPP family protein: MSVIQRQWLQILKPNFKVLPLKERLLCGIGALCGLAISSLISWYVLGGINAWYIAPMGASSVLLFAVPTSPLAQPWNVIVGNTLAGIIGVACAQWIPDLTTAFSVAVGFAIFLMMTTDSLHPPSGAVAITAVLGGAAIHKLGFYFIFYPVLLNSLLLLGFAVFFNRLIGRHYPVTAHLNERSKDPTPTQKVSIQPKDIEYALEHHTELLDISQYDLEKIILEAQEHANERMVNQYVCQDIMSRDVIKLHEDDDIHQALDKFKQVNLMSLPVVNAENHLVGTLALYEVVEWFKGAADPRNSWQHYVKQIMSRRVVTVLPTQPIQDLVPYFVEKSFNYIPVVEDRKLIGMISRADMIAALQQQLNRKL; encoded by the coding sequence GTGAGTGTTATACAGCGACAATGGTTACAGATTTTAAAACCAAATTTTAAGGTTTTACCTTTAAAAGAACGATTACTTTGCGGTATTGGAGCGTTGTGTGGTTTAGCAATTTCTTCCTTAATTAGTTGGTATGTTCTAGGGGGGATTAATGCATGGTACATCGCTCCAATGGGTGCCTCATCTGTTCTATTGTTTGCTGTGCCGACCAGTCCTTTGGCTCAACCTTGGAATGTGATTGTTGGTAATACTTTAGCCGGAATTATTGGCGTTGCCTGCGCACAGTGGATTCCTGATTTAACAACGGCTTTTAGTGTTGCGGTAGGTTTTGCCATTTTTTTAATGATGACCACCGATTCTTTACATCCACCGAGTGGAGCGGTTGCGATTACAGCCGTACTAGGTGGAGCTGCGATTCATAAGTTAGGCTTTTATTTTATTTTTTACCCAGTTTTACTCAACTCATTGCTTCTATTAGGTTTTGCCGTATTTTTTAACCGATTAATTGGGCGACATTATCCGGTGACTGCACATTTGAATGAGCGTAGCAAGGACCCAACGCCTACTCAAAAGGTATCGATTCAACCAAAAGATATTGAGTACGCATTAGAGCATCACACTGAACTTTTAGATATTAGCCAATATGACTTAGAAAAAATCATTTTAGAAGCGCAAGAGCATGCCAATGAGCGCATGGTCAATCAATATGTCTGTCAGGATATTATGAGTCGCGACGTGATTAAACTACATGAAGATGATGATATTCATCAGGCACTCGATAAGTTTAAACAAGTGAACCTAATGAGCTTGCCTGTAGTCAATGCAGAGAACCATCTGGTCGGAACTTTAGCGTTATATGAAGTCGTAGAATGGTTTAAGGGGGCAGCCGACCCAAGAAATTCTTGGCAGCATTACGTAAAACAAATTATGAGCCGTCGAGTGGTCACGGTATTACCAACTCAACCTATTCAAGATTTAGTGCCGTACTTTGTCGAAAAGTCTTTTAACTACATTCCTGTGGTTGAAGATCGTAAGCTTATAGGAATGATTAGCCGTGCAGATATGATTGCTGCATTACAGCAACAGTTAAATCGAAAGCTATAA
- a CDS encoding TIGR03915 family putative DNA repair protein, producing MFNEEVAYYFDGSMVGLLSCVFRAFQFKELQVKLCLNDAAQHGLFADKIEVSNNEQHAERVWSALKKKLSSSSLKQFYFASLSESLDAYQHLFNYCIYVFTSHVSIEKDYSNPSVLAIAQWTKKVGREKHRMEAFIRFKKTKDELFLSLVRPDFNVLPLIQPHFKRRYQDQRWLIYDEKRKFGLYYDLREIHEVSLEASEVDRNLKNGMSQSFQLELDEQEVLYDQLWKDYFKSVNITERQNIKLHVQYLPKRYWRYLNEKLMEY from the coding sequence ATGTTTAATGAGGAAGTTGCTTACTATTTTGATGGCTCAATGGTTGGGCTGCTAAGCTGTGTGTTTCGTGCATTTCAATTTAAAGAATTACAGGTCAAACTCTGTTTGAATGATGCAGCTCAGCATGGCTTATTTGCTGATAAAATTGAGGTTTCAAATAACGAGCAACATGCCGAGCGTGTTTGGTCTGCCCTGAAAAAAAAGCTTTCATCTTCTTCATTAAAACAATTCTATTTTGCCTCTTTATCTGAATCTTTAGATGCCTATCAACATTTATTTAATTATTGTATTTATGTGTTTACTAGCCATGTTTCCATAGAAAAAGATTATTCAAATCCTAGTGTTTTAGCGATTGCACAGTGGACGAAAAAGGTCGGACGAGAGAAGCATCGGATGGAAGCTTTTATTCGTTTTAAGAAAACCAAAGATGAGCTTTTTTTGAGTCTAGTACGTCCCGATTTTAATGTTTTGCCGCTTATTCAGCCGCATTTTAAACGGCGTTATCAAGATCAGCGTTGGCTGATTTATGATGAGAAACGTAAGTTCGGGCTTTATTATGATTTACGAGAAATACATGAAGTTTCACTCGAGGCTTCTGAAGTTGACCGTAATTTAAAAAATGGAATGAGTCAAAGCTTTCAGCTTGAGCTTGATGAGCAGGAAGTTTTATATGACCAGCTTTGGAAAGATTATTTTAAGAGCGTGAATATTACTGAACGCCAAAATATAAAACTCCATGTGCAATATTTACCTAAACGCTACTGGCGTTATTTAAATGAAAAATTGATGGAATATTAA